GCTCATTAGTATTGAAGCCATGAAGATGGAGCATGCCCTGTATGCACCGGTAGATGGTGTTGTGGTGACCACCGGCTTAGCGGTGGGTGACTCGGTAAATGATGACCAGCTATTGCTGAGCGTTGAGGAGATCAGCCATGCCTGAAGTACGACTTATTGAAGTAGGCCCACGTGATGGCCTCCAGAATCAGCCCGTCGTATTAAGCGTGGCACAACGGATAGAATTTATTAATCAACTCTATCTTGCAGGTTTTCAAAGCGTTGAAGTGGGCAGCATGGTTCGAGCTGATCGCATTCCACAGATGGCAAACTCTGAAGAAGTTATCGCAGGAATTCTCCCGACGAAGAATTCTGACGTGAGTGTTCTCGTGCCGAATCTGCGCGGATTCGAGCGAATAGACCCGAGCATTGTGACAGAGATCGGCGTCTTCACCGCGGCATCGGACACCTTTAATCAGCACAACATCAACTGCACTATCGATGAATCATTGCAGCGAATCAAGCCTTTGGTCGAGGTTGCACTCGATCAGAATATCAAGGTTCGCGGGACCGTGAGCTGTGTGGCCAAGTGTCCCTATGAGGGCACCACATCGGTGGCCAAGGTTGTTGAGACCTGCGAAAAAC
This window of the uncultured Umboniibacter sp. genome carries:
- a CDS encoding hydroxymethylglutaryl-CoA lyase, whose translation is MPEVRLIEVGPRDGLQNQPVVLSVAQRIEFINQLYLAGFQSVEVGSMVRADRIPQMANSEEVIAGILPTKNSDVSVLVPNLRGFERIDPSIVTEIGVFTAASDTFNQHNINCTIDESLQRIKPLVEVALDQNIKVRGTVSCVAKCPYEGTTSVAKVVETCEKLFALGCYEIVLGDTIGAATPQRTQALIGALAPSIGADRIALHAHDTYDTAIHNVAAALELDVRVFDSAASGLGGCPYAPGAKGNVNSRTVIEFCESQGVSTGIDLEQLARAEAYIAECLR